In the genome of Nitrospinota bacterium, one region contains:
- a CDS encoding sigma 54-interacting transcriptional regulator, whose amino-acid sequence MADNRIKIFKDISEIVTATIDLDNLLDVIIVTATKIMNAKASSLLLKDDKSGKLFFHIVTGDKKEEVKLYELDKGEGIAGWVAENGKPLLVTDVKEDPRWNNKISSAIGFDTNSIACAPLKVGEKILGVIEIIDRANGEVLGQEDLEMLIAFSEVAAAAILKAQVYTNVNQENKRLKEELGEKFTIIGESLALKKVVGDASKVAHSSATVLITGESGTGKELIARFIHNTSPRKSSPYVAVNCGALTETLLESELFGYEKGSFTGADSQKAGLFEAAHGGTIFLDEIGETTPGMQVKLLRVLQEGAFNRVGGIHPIKVDVRVVAATNKDLEKLVEEKKFREDLFYRLNVVRIKMPSLAERKE is encoded by the coding sequence ATGGCTGACAATCGTATAAAAATATTCAAGGATATATCCGAGATTGTTACGGCAACGATCGATTTGGATAATCTGTTGGACGTTATTATCGTTACAGCCACAAAAATAATGAACGCAAAGGCGAGTTCATTGCTCCTGAAGGATGATAAGAGCGGCAAGCTTTTTTTCCATATCGTCACGGGCGATAAAAAGGAAGAAGTAAAGCTGTACGAACTGGACAAGGGGGAAGGGATCGCCGGTTGGGTGGCGGAGAACGGCAAGCCGTTGCTGGTGACCGATGTGAAGGAGGACCCCCGCTGGAATAACAAGATATCTTCCGCCATCGGATTCGATACCAACTCCATCGCGTGCGCTCCGCTGAAGGTGGGAGAGAAGATTTTAGGGGTGATCGAGATCATCGACCGCGCCAACGGCGAGGTGTTGGGCCAGGAAGACCTGGAAATGCTGATTGCGTTCAGCGAAGTGGCCGCGGCGGCCATCCTGAAAGCGCAGGTGTATACCAACGTCAATCAGGAGAATAAGAGGCTCAAGGAAGAGCTAGGTGAAAAATTCACCATTATCGGGGAAAGCCTGGCGTTGAAAAAGGTGGTCGGCGATGCCAGCAAAGTGGCGCACTCATCCGCCACGGTGCTGATCACCGGCGAAAGCGGCACCGGCAAAGAGCTGATCGCCCGTTTCATCCATAACACCAGCCCCCGCAAAAGTTCCCCTTACGTCGCCGTTAACTGCGGCGCGTTGACCGAGACGCTGCTGGAATCGGAGCTTTTCGGGTACGAAAAAGGCTCCTTCACCGGCGCGGACAGCCAAAAAGCCGGCCTGTTCGAGGCGGCGCACGGCGGCACCATCTTCCTTGATGAAATCGGCGAGACAACGCCGGGCATGCAGGTGAAGCTTCTGCGGGTGTTGCAGGAAGGGGCGTTCAACCGCGTCGGCGGCATTCATCCGATAAAGGTGGATGTGCGCGTGGTGGCGGCCACCAACAAGGATTTGGAAAAACTGGTCGAGGAAAAAAAGTTCCGCGAAGACCTTTTTTACCGCCTCAACGTGGTGCGGATAAAGATGCCATCGCTGGCCGAACGCAAGGAGGA
- the hemW gene encoding radical SAM family heme chaperone HemW, producing MAGFGVIGENINQMLEKASLYIHIPFCRSKCVYCDFASFAGIERLMEPYTAALEREMDAAPRLAAPTVYIGGGTPSYLSAQLMERVLRGIAGHFSIEEGAEFTVEANPGAASEGLFELWRRNGVNRLSIGVQSFSGHLLKIIGRSHTSAAARETFATARAAGFDNVSLDLMYGLPGQTMAGLKDDLRTLLDLRPEHISAYQLILEEGTPLEKMVCDGTAGLPDDDETYEMSEAITAALEEAGYRHYEISNYALPGRECRHNTAYWLGKPFLGLGSGAHSFINGKRLANPDEVEEYMHLIESKGYAFKEIFTDEKARIIDYLLMRLRLINNDVTFKELSNALNMNFKERFEKPLAKLREEKYITVTDSSLKLSKKGIHYLDNVLLEFSKV from the coding sequence GTGGCTGGTTTTGGGGTGATCGGTGAAAATATTAACCAGATGCTGGAAAAGGCGTCCTTATACATCCACATCCCGTTTTGCCGCTCCAAGTGCGTTTATTGCGATTTTGCTTCGTTTGCCGGAATTGAGCGCCTGATGGAGCCGTATACGGCTGCTTTGGAGCGGGAAATGGACGCCGCCCCGCGGTTGGCGGCGCCGACGGTCTATATAGGGGGCGGAACGCCATCCTACCTTTCCGCGCAGCTTATGGAAAGGGTACTGAGGGGGATAGCGGGACACTTTAGCATTGAGGAGGGGGCCGAATTTACCGTTGAGGCAAATCCCGGGGCGGCTTCGGAAGGACTTTTTGAACTGTGGCGCCGGAACGGGGTAAACCGATTGAGCATTGGCGTGCAAAGCTTCAGCGGCCACCTGCTAAAAATCATTGGACGAAGCCATACCTCCGCCGCCGCGCGGGAGACCTTTGCCACGGCGCGGGCCGCGGGGTTTGATAACGTCTCGCTCGACCTCATGTACGGCCTTCCGGGGCAGACAATGGCCGGCTTGAAAGATGATTTGCGGACGTTGCTTGATCTGCGGCCGGAACATATTTCCGCCTACCAACTGATTTTGGAGGAGGGAACCCCGCTGGAAAAAATGGTGTGCGATGGAACGGCGGGATTGCCGGATGATGACGAAACATACGAAATGAGTGAAGCCATAACCGCCGCGCTGGAAGAGGCCGGGTACCGTCACTATGAGATATCAAACTACGCCCTGCCCGGACGCGAATGCCGCCACAATACCGCTTACTGGCTGGGAAAACCGTTTTTGGGATTGGGGAGCGGGGCGCATTCTTTCATCAACGGCAAACGGCTGGCAAACCCGGACGAGGTGGAAGAATATATGCATCTTATCGAAAGCAAAGGATATGCTTTTAAGGAGATATTTACAGATGAAAAGGCGCGCATAATCGATTACTTGCTTATGCGTTTGCGATTAATAAACAATGATGTAACATTTAAAGAGTTAAGTAACGCATTAAATATGAATTTCAAGGAGCGCTTTGAAAAGCCTCTCGCCAAGCTTCGAGAAGAAAAGTATATAACAGTTACCGATTCATCGTTAAAGCTAAGTAAAAAAGGGATACACTATTTGGATAACGTCCTCCTTGAATTCTCAAAGGTGTGA
- a CDS encoding ATP-binding protein translates to MSDTGNLPQFVPVTIDKSHITTIGERLYAESIEFVRELANNAYDADATLVNVITGDDSIEVRDNGSGMDMNGLTQYFNIGSQNKLNSPKSPIHGRDRIGMFGIGKFASLSVCKRFEVLTKKDDFVARVVFDKEIWESGKNEWKLPLEILPPDFRKENGTTVILSGMEKRFDPKDIEGKIVEGTPIKAPHFRVKINNNTVTPKSLSGHKIPVLEGTSFGIITGEIIIVAETAILSTEPGIEVKVKQVTVKRELFGMETWGKVFVRVRGEVNADFLPITSDRTGFLKDSDEYKEFNRAMLVVMEGIKTYIHKLTTKTEGRKISRVLKDALQRIYKALAANPDLSPFGAFPVGERTKGSGTPAITPETNGGVSTQDVTPAEQQKEPPKKRKKKPKVKSLTPNAIIKKIKFGDTGVSCVVDSFGENGPEVFTEDTTIYLNRDHPLYKRESSRADTHTLNLARLITQEIALMKDPKNPRQAFDRQSKLLRDAFIEGV, encoded by the coding sequence ATGAGCGACACTGGCAACCTGCCGCAATTCGTTCCCGTAACGATTGATAAAAGCCACATCACAACCATAGGGGAAAGGCTGTACGCGGAAAGTATCGAATTTGTCCGTGAACTGGCCAACAACGCCTATGATGCCGATGCGACTTTGGTCAACGTAATTACCGGCGATGATTCCATTGAGGTAAGGGACAACGGAAGCGGAATGGACATGAACGGTCTAACGCAGTATTTCAACATTGGTTCGCAGAACAAATTAAATTCCCCAAAATCTCCCATACACGGGAGGGACAGGATAGGAATGTTCGGAATCGGAAAGTTCGCAAGCCTTTCCGTCTGCAAACGTTTCGAGGTTCTCACTAAAAAGGACGATTTTGTCGCTAGGGTCGTATTTGACAAGGAAATTTGGGAAAGCGGCAAAAACGAGTGGAAACTCCCCCTTGAGATACTTCCCCCGGATTTCAGAAAGGAAAACGGCACCACCGTAATCCTGTCCGGAATGGAAAAAAGGTTCGACCCGAAAGACATAGAGGGGAAAATTGTCGAGGGAACTCCGATTAAAGCCCCGCATTTCCGTGTCAAAATAAACAATAACACCGTGACGCCCAAGAGCTTGTCGGGACATAAAATTCCCGTCCTCGAAGGAACCTCCTTTGGAATCATTACCGGAGAAATAATAATAGTCGCGGAAACGGCGATCCTTTCGACCGAACCTGGAATAGAGGTCAAGGTCAAGCAGGTTACGGTCAAGAGAGAGCTTTTCGGGATGGAAACGTGGGGAAAGGTTTTTGTCAGGGTCAGGGGCGAAGTCAACGCCGATTTCCTTCCCATTACGAGCGATAGAACGGGTTTTTTAAAAGACTCCGACGAATACAAAGAATTCAACCGCGCCATGCTTGTGGTCATGGAGGGGATAAAAACCTATATACACAAGTTGACCACAAAAACCGAGGGTCGAAAGATCAGCAGGGTGCTGAAGGATGCCTTACAAAGGATTTACAAGGCTCTTGCGGCAAACCCGGACCTGTCGCCATTTGGCGCGTTCCCCGTCGGGGAGCGGACGAAAGGATCCGGCACCCCGGCCATAACCCCCGAAACGAACGGGGGCGTTTCCACACAAGACGTAACTCCCGCGGAACAACAAAAGGAACCCCCCAAGAAAAGAAAAAAGAAACCAAAGGTGAAAAGCCTTACCCCAAACGCCATCATAAAAAAAATAAAGTTTGGGGATACCGGCGTTTCTTGCGTTGTTGACAGCTTCGGGGAGAACGGCCCCGAAGTTTTTACCGAGGACACGACAATTTATTTGAACCGCGACCATCCACTTTACAAGAGAGAGTCCTCAAGGGCGGATACCCATACGTTGAACCTTGCCCGGCTAATCACTCAAGAGATCGCCCTTATGAAAGATCCCAAGAACCCCAGGCAGGCATTTGACAGGCAGAGTAAACTGCTCCGCGATGCGTTTATCGAGGGTGTTTAA
- a CDS encoding FHA domain-containing protein produces MSEEPKKPGDGDMETDPTASMSGDLGRLLEERERLDELLRNKYTKNITVMFTDMKGSTALAETEGNFAARFLIEQHNKIVFPIIEQQHGHLVKTMGDGTLSWFDAPQDAVRCGIQIQKSVAEFNKAKNPKVPIQVRIGIHIGQGLVEKKDIYGDVVNVASRIETQGNPGEVYLSEDTYNALADKDEIYCSFQKLTSLKGKKEPFRIFKAFWIPEEIAEDKKAPKAFTVEEKKKAASTSSILTQSQMFKFQKSSKEVAAETGAIGPSIVIEEADRGKRIVHLNQPETVIGRAPDSDVVLDESYISRHHAKITLENGKYFIEDLGSRIGTTINGGQVTKKELAFGDEISLGEIRITFVAPTGGHKGAVSPDGDEAAATMVMGAMTKKFKLVALGPDKEFHEFQVSGEEKVIGRHEEAQIRLSDNLVSRRHAKIWEENGQVFIEDMGSNNGTLVDGQIIPKAEPVILHEKTLVTICSYRLVLLNVLDKPVPEMFTSTSPTASLVSKMKGLWDSKGSK; encoded by the coding sequence ATGAGCGAAGAACCTAAGAAACCCGGCGACGGGGATATGGAGACCGACCCCACCGCGTCGATGTCCGGCGATCTTGGCCGTCTTCTGGAAGAGCGCGAACGGCTGGACGAGCTTTTACGCAACAAATACACGAAGAACATAACGGTGATGTTCACCGACATGAAGGGTTCCACCGCCCTCGCGGAAACCGAGGGCAACTTCGCGGCGCGTTTCTTGATCGAACAGCATAACAAAATCGTCTTCCCGATAATCGAGCAGCAACACGGCCATCTGGTGAAAACAATGGGGGACGGCACACTCTCCTGGTTCGACGCGCCGCAGGACGCCGTCCGCTGCGGCATTCAAATCCAAAAAAGCGTCGCCGAGTTTAACAAAGCCAAAAACCCCAAAGTGCCGATCCAGGTGCGCATCGGGATACACATCGGGCAGGGGCTTGTGGAAAAAAAGGATATTTACGGCGATGTGGTGAATGTGGCTTCCCGCATAGAAACGCAGGGCAACCCCGGCGAAGTGTACCTTTCGGAGGATACCTACAACGCGCTGGCGGACAAAGACGAGATTTACTGCTCTTTCCAGAAACTTACTTCGCTCAAGGGTAAAAAGGAGCCGTTCAGGATTTTTAAGGCGTTCTGGATTCCGGAAGAGATCGCGGAAGACAAAAAAGCCCCTAAAGCGTTCACTGTGGAAGAGAAGAAAAAAGCGGCGTCCACCAGTTCCATACTCACCCAGAGCCAGATGTTCAAATTCCAAAAAAGCTCGAAAGAGGTGGCTGCGGAAACCGGCGCCATCGGACCGAGCATCGTGATCGAAGAGGCCGACCGCGGCAAACGGATCGTTCACCTCAACCAGCCCGAAACGGTTATTGGCCGCGCGCCGGACAGCGATGTGGTGCTGGACGAAAGCTATATTTCCCGCCACCATGCCAAAATAACGCTGGAAAACGGAAAGTATTTTATCGAAGACCTCGGCAGCCGCATCGGCACCACCATCAACGGCGGGCAAGTGACGAAAAAGGAACTGGCCTTCGGCGATGAAATCTCGCTGGGGGAAATCCGCATCACCTTTGTGGCGCCCACCGGCGGCCATAAGGGAGCGGTTTCGCCGGACGGAGACGAGGCCGCCGCAACGATGGTCATGGGAGCGATGACAAAAAAATTCAAGCTCGTGGCCCTCGGGCCGGACAAGGAGTTCCATGAATTCCAGGTTTCCGGCGAAGAAAAGGTTATCGGCCGCCACGAAGAGGCCCAGATACGCCTGAGCGACAACCTCGTAAGCCGCCGCCACGCCAAGATATGGGAGGAGAACGGCCAGGTATTCATCGAGGATATGGGATCCAACAACGGCACGCTGGTGGACGGCCAAATCATTCCGAAAGCGGAACCGGTCATTCTGCACGAAAAAACGCTGGTCACCATCTGCTCGTACCGGCTTGTGCTGCTGAATGTTCTCGACAAGCCGGTTCCGGAAATGTTCACCTCCACCTCTCCCACCGCCTCCCTGGTCAGCAAAATGAAGGGCCTGTGGGACAGCAAAGGCTCGAAGTAA
- a CDS encoding HNH endonuclease, with amino-acid sequence MIERLKVLVLNNTFEPLHFTPARRAVSMLLAERAEQIESDGVVLRSFSGQMACPTVIRLKRHVRIPNWGMVAFSKKNILRRDRRTCQYCGQTEEDMTMDHIVPRSLGGGISWLNVVAACKKCNLKKGNRLIGDTGMRLIRKPYVPKFITFSNHPPTVPESFIKSWQKYLAAYVKDAI; translated from the coding sequence ATGATTGAACGGCTAAAGGTACTGGTGCTGAACAACACGTTCGAGCCGCTGCACTTTACCCCGGCGCGCCGCGCCGTGAGCATGCTGCTGGCCGAACGCGCCGAGCAGATCGAAAGCGACGGCGTCGTGCTCCGCTCCTTCAGCGGCCAAATGGCCTGCCCCACCGTCATCCGCCTCAAGCGCCATGTCCGCATCCCCAACTGGGGAATGGTCGCGTTCAGCAAAAAAAACATCCTCCGGCGCGACCGGCGCACCTGCCAGTACTGCGGCCAGACCGAAGAGGATATGACCATGGATCACATCGTCCCCCGCTCGCTCGGCGGCGGCATCAGTTGGCTGAACGTGGTGGCTGCCTGCAAAAAGTGCAACCTGAAAAAAGGAAACCGCCTGATCGGCGACACCGGCATGCGGCTTATCCGGAAACCGTATGTGCCAAAGTTCATCACGTTTTCGAACCATCCCCCCACCGTGCCTGAAAGCTTCATCAAAAGCTGGCAGAAATATCTCGCCGCCTACGTTAAAGACGCCATCTAA
- a CDS encoding class I SAM-dependent methyltransferase → MRENLANRLEERWQPPPCTSLSGLRRFFDLQAGTVWSDLAPFLTKAEGTLLDAGCGAQPYRPLLPPDVRYIGIDQRAAEADFGYKTPGTIYYTGDRWPVESGVADIVLATETLEHLRDPRLFLAEAFRCLKGGGRLLLTVPFAARWHYIPHDYFRYTPSGLKMLLAESGFTGVEIYARGNPVTVASYKCMALALPFLIPQGVGLFKRLLLALIGALMLPWFLFFAILGNISLAFGGGDDCLGYTALARKPKP, encoded by the coding sequence ATGCGTGAAAACCTGGCCAACCGGCTGGAAGAACGGTGGCAGCCGCCCCCCTGCACATCGCTCAGCGGGCTGCGGCGCTTTTTCGATCTGCAGGCCGGCACCGTGTGGAGCGACCTCGCCCCGTTTTTGACAAAAGCGGAAGGAACGCTGCTGGATGCCGGGTGCGGCGCGCAGCCCTACCGCCCGTTGCTGCCGCCGGATGTGCGTTACATCGGCATTGACCAGCGGGCGGCGGAGGCCGATTTCGGCTACAAGACGCCCGGCACCATCTACTACACCGGAGACCGCTGGCCGGTGGAGAGCGGCGTTGCCGATATCGTGCTCGCCACCGAAACGCTGGAACACCTGCGCGATCCGCGGCTCTTTCTGGCCGAAGCGTTCCGCTGCCTTAAAGGGGGCGGACGCCTCCTCCTCACGGTTCCCTTTGCGGCGCGGTGGCATTACATCCCGCATGATTATTTCCGCTACACGCCGTCCGGCCTGAAGATGCTGCTGGCGGAAAGCGGTTTCACCGGCGTGGAAATCTACGCGCGCGGCAACCCCGTTACCGTGGCAAGCTATAAATGCATGGCGCTGGCCCTGCCATTCCTCATTCCGCAGGGGGTTGGCCTGTTCAAGCGGCTCCTTTTGGCGTTGATAGGGGCGCTGATGCTGCCGTGGTTCCTCTTCTTCGCCATCCTCGGCAATATTTCGCTGGCATTCGGCGGCGGCGACGATTGCCTCGGCTACACGGCGCTGGCCCGCAAGCCGAAACCGTAA
- a CDS encoding 2-dehydropantoate 2-reductase gives MKILVLGAGAVGGYFGGRLALAGHEVFFTARGEHLKALREHGLSVRSCQGDFTVHPESAERFGPIAGLGLILLCVKHKDTAALLPQLKEQAGETTTVISLQNGAGSERFFIDAVGAEKVAGGIAHIGAALEGPGKISHTARGVITIGELDGAPSERTAAFKKLFEEAGITCNLSANIKKDKWEKLMWNAGFNGLSALTRLPVHPLLNHPPTRVIIKKLMEELVAVAHAAGVPVNAALPDRYIENTLKGGEVYPSTLQDVKQGKSTEIDIMNGTVVEEGKKHGVATPYNEAVWAAVSAIDAAGGGDRR, from the coding sequence ATGAAGATACTGGTGTTGGGGGCGGGCGCGGTGGGCGGCTATTTCGGCGGCAGACTGGCGCTGGCCGGGCACGAGGTTTTTTTCACCGCGCGCGGGGAGCATCTGAAAGCGCTGCGGGAACACGGCCTTTCGGTGCGGAGCTGCCAGGGCGATTTTACCGTTCATCCCGAATCGGCCGAACGTTTTGGGCCGATTGCCGGCCTCGGCCTCATCCTCCTCTGCGTAAAACACAAAGATACCGCCGCCCTCTTGCCGCAACTGAAGGAACAGGCGGGCGAAACCACCACCGTCATCAGCCTCCAGAACGGCGCCGGCAGCGAGCGGTTTTTCATCGATGCCGTGGGAGCCGAAAAGGTGGCCGGCGGCATCGCCCACATCGGCGCGGCGCTGGAGGGGCCGGGAAAGATCAGCCACACCGCGCGCGGCGTCATCACCATCGGCGAACTGGACGGCGCGCCAAGCGAACGGACCGCGGCGTTTAAAAAGCTGTTTGAAGAGGCCGGTATCACATGCAACCTCTCCGCCAACATCAAAAAAGACAAATGGGAAAAGCTGATGTGGAACGCCGGGTTCAACGGCCTCAGCGCCCTCACCCGCCTGCCGGTGCATCCGCTTCTCAACCACCCCCCCACGAGAGTCATCATTAAAAAGCTGATGGAGGAACTGGTGGCGGTCGCCCACGCCGCCGGAGTGCCGGTGAATGCGGCGCTGCCGGACAGGTATATCGAGAACACCCTCAAAGGGGGGGAAGTTTACCCCTCCACGCTGCAGGACGTGAAACAGGGAAAGAGCACCGAGATAGACATCATGAACGGAACGGTGGTGGAAGAAGGAAAGAAACACGGCGTCGCCACGCCGTATAATGAAGCGGTCTGGGCCGCCGTATCGGCAATCGACGCGGCGGGGGGAGGAGACCGGCGTTAG
- the tsaE gene encoding tRNA (adenosine(37)-N6)-threonylcarbamoyltransferase complex ATPase subunit type 1 TsaE has protein sequence MAHEIPGTPAPFPARRITRSEEETVAFARELAAGLRAGDVLCLSGELGAGKTAFVRGLVDGLRGAGGGAPVKSPTYTILNIYEGVPPIHHFDFYRVENAGDITALGLDDYWGKGISVVEWPKSFCYSLPGRIINVTMGITGQNERTIEVSAPHDNQNVLPCA, from the coding sequence ATGGCACATGAAATACCGGGGACGCCGGCGCCGTTTCCCGCGCGGCGGATCACCCGATCCGAAGAAGAGACCGTGGCTTTCGCGCGGGAACTGGCCGCCGGACTCCGCGCGGGGGACGTGCTCTGCCTTTCCGGCGAACTGGGGGCCGGCAAGACCGCTTTTGTCCGCGGGCTGGTGGACGGCCTGCGGGGGGCGGGGGGCGGCGCGCCGGTGAAAAGCCCCACCTACACCATTTTGAACATATACGAAGGGGTTCCGCCGATCCACCATTTTGATTTCTACCGCGTGGAAAACGCCGGCGACATCACCGCCCTGGGGCTTGATGATTATTGGGGGAAGGGGATCAGCGTCGTTGAATGGCCCAAGTCATTCTGTTATTCTCTTCCCGGCAGAATAATTAATGTGACCATGGGAATAACCGGACAAAACGAACGTACCATCGAGGTAAGCGCGCCGCATGATAACCAGAACGTTTTACCATGCGCTTGA
- the lptC gene encoding LPS export ABC transporter periplasmic protein LptC: protein MITRTFYHALDRLRFALRFALLTAIAGVIVAGGYHIMSHPGAVNAGNAWIASDGLGGEGVRGRIKAFKMSEKTAGEDRWNITADVVSMKDDVREMTEVHMRYLPAAKRGLMGLDLSSPAAVVQNATSDIVFSGGVSVKTNGAPPATLHAQTLNWSQKKRQIFTGDAVRLESRTAVITGRGLVVDMERQTFAVLDAVQATF from the coding sequence ATGATAACCAGAACGTTTTACCATGCGCTTGACAGGTTGCGGTTCGCGCTCCGTTTTGCCTTGTTGACCGCCATTGCCGGGGTGATCGTGGCGGGGGGGTATCACATCATGTCCCATCCGGGCGCCGTCAACGCGGGCAATGCGTGGATTGCGTCCGATGGGCTTGGCGGCGAAGGCGTGCGCGGCAGGATCAAGGCGTTCAAGATGTCCGAAAAAACCGCCGGCGAAGACCGGTGGAACATCACGGCCGACGTGGTCAGCATGAAGGATGATGTAAGGGAAATGACGGAGGTGCATATGCGCTATCTCCCCGCCGCGAAACGGGGGCTGATGGGGCTGGATCTTTCATCGCCCGCCGCCGTGGTGCAAAACGCCACCAGCGACATCGTATTCAGCGGCGGGGTGTCGGTAAAAACAAATGGGGCGCCGCCGGCCACCCTGCATGCCCAAACGCTCAACTGGAGCCAGAAAAAGCGCCAGATATTCACCGGCGACGCGGTGCGGCTGGAAAGCCGGACGGCCGTCATCACCGGCCGGGGGCTGGTGGTCGATATGGAACGGCAAACCTTCGCGGTTCTCGATGCGGTTCAGGCGACATTTTAG
- the lptB gene encoding LPS export ABC transporter ATP-binding protein, whose protein sequence is MRILKAAGLVKTYRGRRVVDSVDVEIREGEVVGLLGPNGAGKTTTFYMIVGLTRSEGGTVRVDDTDITLMPMYRRSRLGIGYLAQEPSIFRKLTVKENIMAVLEMMPLSRDERERRAISLLDDLKIGHLAESSASALSGGERRRLEISRTMAIKPSFFLLDEPFAGIDPLAVIEIQGIIKELREKGIGILITDHNVRETLEIVDRAYIINEGRIIESGAPDWIVASEKARTFYLGKNFSMR, encoded by the coding sequence TTGCGGATTTTAAAGGCTGCGGGTTTGGTAAAGACCTACCGGGGCCGCAGGGTTGTTGACAGCGTTGATGTTGAAATCCGCGAGGGCGAAGTGGTCGGTTTGCTGGGGCCGAACGGCGCCGGCAAGACAACCACTTTTTACATGATCGTCGGACTCACCCGCTCTGAAGGGGGTACGGTTCGCGTGGATGACACGGATATTACGCTGATGCCGATGTACCGCCGGTCGCGGCTGGGGATCGGCTATCTTGCGCAGGAGCCGTCGATTTTCCGCAAATTGACGGTAAAGGAAAATATAATGGCGGTGCTGGAGATGATGCCGCTTTCCCGGGATGAGCGGGAGCGGCGGGCCATAAGCCTGCTGGATGACTTGAAAATCGGGCATTTGGCCGAAAGTTCCGCCTCGGCCCTTTCCGGCGGCGAGCGGCGGCGGTTGGAAATCAGCCGCACAATGGCGATAAAGCCGTCGTTTTTTTTGCTGGACGAACCGTTTGCGGGGATCGATCCGCTGGCGGTGATTGAGATACAGGGAATAATAAAAGAGCTGAGGGAAAAGGGGATCGGGATACTGATCACCGACCATAACGTGCGTGAAACGCTGGAGATTGTCGACCGCGCCTATATCATCAACGAGGGGCGCATTATCGAAAGCGGTGCGCCGGACTGGATCGTCGCGTCGGAAAAAGCGCGCACCTTCTATCTGGGCAAAAATTTTTCAATGAGGTAA